GGACCACGAGTACCTCCAGAAAATCTTCCATCTGTTATAAGTGCAGTACTTTTTTCAAGTCCAAGACCTATTATGGCCGCTGTAGGACTTAACATTTCTCTCATACCAGGACATCCTTTAGGTCCTTCATAGCGTATAACAACTACATCACCAGGATGAATTTTTTTATTCATAATTGCATCAAATGCGAGTTCTTCACCGTCAAAAACTCTAGCTACACCTTTATGATATAACATTTCTGGTTCCACTGCGGACTGTTTTACAACTGCACCATCAGGTGCAAGATTACCCCTTAGAATTGCGATTCCTCCTTCATTAGAATAAGGATTGTTCAGTGGTCTTATTACTGAGTCATTTAGCACAAGTGAATTTTTTATGTTTTCTTCTAAAGTTTTTCCTGTTACAGTTAGTTGATCTTTGAATATTAAGTTAGCATCCATAAGTTCTTTTAATACTGCTGATATTCCGCCAGCTTCATCTAAATCTACCATGTGATGAGTTCCGGCAGGACTTAACTTTGTTATGTGAGGAATACGTCTACTTATTTCATCAAAGTCTTCTAATGTAAGATAAACCTTTGCTTCATGTGCTATTGCCATAAGATGAAGAGTTGTATTACTAGAACCACCTATTGCCATATCTAGAGCAATGGCATTTTTAAAAGCTTCTTTTGTTAATATGTCTCGCAACTTTATTTTCTTTTTTACTAATTCCATAATTTTAACTCCTGCATATTTAGCAAGTTGCTTACGTCTACCATAAGGAGCAGGAATGGTACCATTACCAGGAAGAGCTACTCCCAAAGCTTCCGCTAAACTATTCATAGAATTTGCAGTAAATAATCCTGCACAACTTCCACAAGTAGGACATGAATGTTGTTCTATTTTATTTAAATCATCATCTGAAAGAATTCCTTCAGCATATGAACCAACAGCTTCAAAAGCACCATGAACAAGATCAATTTTTTTGCCCTTAAGTTTTCCTGGAAGCATAGGACCTCCACTTACATAAATTGCAGGAACATTAAGCCTTGCAGCGCCCATTAACATTCCAGGAACTATTTTATCGCAGTTTCCCACAAGAACTAGTGCATCAAATTTGTGAGCTATAGTCATTGCTTCTATAGAATCTGCAATCAATTCTCTACTTGCAAGTGGATATTTCATTCCACTATGATTCATAGAAATTCCATCACATATTCCAATAGACGGAATCTCTATTGGTGTTCCTCCAGCTGAAGCTACCCCTAACTTAACAGCTTGAACAATTTCATTTAGATGAAAATGTCCAGGTATGATTTCATTATGTGAATTTACTATGCCTATTAAAGGCTTTTTTAAATCTTCAGGTGTATAACCCATGGCGTAGAATAGTGACCTATGAGGAGCACGTGCAACGCCTTTTGTAACTTCTTTACTGTTCATTTTGAAAGCCCCCTTTTAAAATTTCAAAATAAAGGTTAAATTGTTTGAGTTTTAATATACAGTAAATAAAATGCATCGTCAACCACGAAAATTTTTTTAAAATTAACTATTGACTTTTAAAATTAATGAGAGTATACTCGTGAACAAGTTAAAAAAATCCAATACGAAAAACGAAGACGGGGAAGAGTAAGTAAAAGATAGTCTAAAGAGAGTGGGAAAAGGTGAGAGCCCATGACGAAGATTTTATTGAAGATCACCCCTGAGTTGCAAGCTGAAATAAGAGTAAGCTGAGCCGGCATTGCCGTTAAAATTAGAGTTATAAATTTGAGTGGTACCGCGATTACAGGATTCCTTCGCCTCATGGCATTGGAGTCCTTTTGTTTTATAAAAAAATCCAATATGAAAAACGAAGACGGGGAAGAGTAAATAAAAGATAGTCTAAAGAGAGTGGGAAAAGGTGAGAGCCCATGACGAAGATTTTATTGAAAATCACCCCTGAGTTGCAAGCTGAAATAAGAGTAAGCTGAGCCGGCATTGCCGTTAAAGTTAGAGTTATAAATTTGAGTGGTACCGCGATTATAAGATTCCTTCGCCTCATGGAGAGCAAGGAATCTTTTTTTATATTTAAAATAAAGGGGGCTATAAAAATGGCAAAAGTTTATTATGATGAAGATGCAAATTTAGAGTTATTAAGGGGCAAAACAGTTGCCATAATTGGTTATGGAAGTCAAGGTCATGCACATGCACTTAATCTAAAAGACAGTGGGGTTAATGTAATTGTAGGTTTATATGAGGGCAGTAAATCTAGAAAAATTGCAGAAAGTCAAGGATTACAAGTGCTAAATACAAAAGATGCTGTAAAAAATGCAGACGTAATTATGATGTTAATACCTGATGAAAAGCAAGCAAAAGTTTACATGGAAGATGTTTGTATGAATCTTAAAGAAGGAGATGCACTAGTTTTTGCACATGGATTTAATATTCACTTTAATCAAATTGTTCCACCAGAGTATGTAGATGTGTATATGATTGCACCTAAGGGACCTGGACATATGGTAAGAAGAGAGTATGTACGAGGTGGTGGGGTTCCTTGTCT
This Clostridium novyi NT DNA region includes the following protein-coding sequences:
- the ilvD gene encoding dihydroxy-acid dehydratase, which encodes MNSKEVTKGVARAPHRSLFYAMGYTPEDLKKPLIGIVNSHNEIIPGHFHLNEIVQAVKLGVASAGGTPIEIPSIGICDGISMNHSGMKYPLASRELIADSIEAMTIAHKFDALVLVGNCDKIVPGMLMGAARLNVPAIYVSGGPMLPGKLKGKKIDLVHGAFEAVGSYAEGILSDDDLNKIEQHSCPTCGSCAGLFTANSMNSLAEALGVALPGNGTIPAPYGRRKQLAKYAGVKIMELVKKKIKLRDILTKEAFKNAIALDMAIGGSSNTTLHLMAIAHEAKVYLTLEDFDEISRRIPHITKLSPAGTHHMVDLDEAGGISAVLKELMDANLIFKDQLTVTGKTLEENIKNSLVLNDSVIRPLNNPYSNEGGIAILRGNLAPDGAVVKQSAVEPEMLYHKGVARVFDGEELAFDAIMNKKIHPGDVVVIRYEGPKGCPGMREMLSPTAAIIGLGLEKSTALITDGRFSGGTRGPCIGHISPEASEGGPIALIEEGDLIEIDISNRRISLLVSPEELSKRKENWIQPPCKAPDGTYLKRYSKLVTSASTGAVLE